From the genome of Ignavibacteriales bacterium, one region includes:
- a CDS encoding CocE/NonD family hydrolase: MIIKKITFLPVIIFSLLITHCTQSQQAYVKDNYDKKEYMIEMRDGIKLFTAVYSPKDKSREYPIVLTRTPYSCSPYGEDKYAGFLGASKEFAQEGFIFVLQDVRGRYMSEGEFDNMRAFNPNKKSKKDVDESSDTYDTIEWLINNIDNNNKKVGMWGNSYPGFYTIMGTIDAHPNLVCASPQAPISDWFVGDDMHHNGAFSVLMSFNFFKQFGKPRPEPVESYPPAPVYDSPDAYNFFLDHTPIKKLNEEILKNEIPFWDTLSKHGNYDYYWKSRSNLQYLKNIKPALLLVGGFYDAEDMYGPLHIYKAIEQNDKPNNTRIIMGPWTHGSWIFAKGDSLGDFYFGGNTADYYRNEILLPFFKYYLKSEGDLKLNDAYVFDTGKNKWSNYLTWPPSNSNQMNYYFQPNEKLNLQTPMSDDSFSQYLSDPFNPVPYTATFQDSKNFYNRVHLIEDQRYVSTRPDVLTFESEVLNSDITIAGPIIADLFVSTTGTDADLVVKVIDVYPDGEIDPDPNPNKVEMGGYERLVRTEIFRGKFRSSYENPEPFKPNKVTEVKINLNDAFHTFKVAHKIMIQVSSSYFPFFDVNPNTFCDIYHADADKFVKANIKIYHSKDYPSSVKFLILK, encoded by the coding sequence ATGATTATCAAAAAAATTACATTTCTACCTGTTATAATATTCTCATTATTAATAACACACTGCACTCAATCCCAACAAGCTTATGTAAAAGATAATTACGATAAAAAAGAATATATGATTGAAATGCGTGATGGCATTAAACTTTTTACTGCGGTCTATTCTCCTAAAGACAAATCAAGAGAATATCCAATAGTCTTAACTCGTACACCATATTCCTGTTCCCCTTATGGTGAGGATAAGTATGCAGGTTTTTTAGGTGCATCTAAAGAATTTGCTCAAGAGGGCTTTATTTTTGTTCTGCAGGATGTGCGAGGCAGATATATGTCCGAAGGTGAATTTGATAATATGCGTGCTTTCAATCCAAATAAAAAAAGTAAAAAGGATGTAGATGAGAGCAGCGATACATATGATACTATTGAATGGTTGATTAATAATATTGATAACAATAATAAAAAAGTTGGAATGTGGGGCAATTCATATCCGGGTTTTTATACAATTATGGGAACAATTGATGCACATCCAAATTTAGTTTGTGCCTCTCCTCAAGCACCAATTTCAGATTGGTTTGTTGGTGATGATATGCACCACAATGGCGCTTTTTCTGTGCTGATGTCATTTAACTTTTTTAAACAATTTGGAAAACCAAGACCTGAACCAGTTGAAAGTTATCCTCCTGCACCAGTGTATGATTCCCCGGATGCATATAATTTTTTCTTAGACCATACACCTATAAAAAAATTGAATGAAGAGATTTTAAAAAATGAAATTCCGTTTTGGGATACATTGTCAAAACACGGTAATTATGATTATTACTGGAAATCTAGAAGCAACTTACAGTATTTAAAAAATATTAAACCAGCTTTGCTTTTAGTTGGCGGATTTTATGATGCTGAAGATATGTACGGACCTTTACATATTTACAAAGCAATTGAGCAAAACGATAAACCGAATAACACAAGAATTATTATGGGTCCTTGGACACACGGCTCATGGATATTTGCCAAAGGTGATTCTCTTGGTGATTTTTATTTTGGTGGTAACACAGCTGATTATTATAGAAACGAAATTTTACTTCCTTTCTTTAAATATTATTTAAAGAGCGAAGGTGACTTAAAATTAAATGATGCCTACGTTTTTGATACTGGAAAAAATAAGTGGAGCAATTATCTTACCTGGCCGCCATCAAATTCTAACCAAATGAATTATTATTTTCAACCAAATGAAAAATTAAATCTACAGACACCAATGAGTGACGACTCATTTTCACAATATCTAAGTGACCCATTTAATCCAGTGCCGTACACGGCAACATTCCAGGATTCAAAAAACTTTTATAATCGCGTTCATTTAATTGAGGATCAAAGATATGTTTCAACCCGTCCTGATGTATTAACATTCGAATCTGAAGTACTAAATAGTGATATTACAATTGCAGGACCAATTATAGCTGACTTATTTGTATCAACCACTGGCACTGATGCAGATTTAGTTGTTAAAGTAATTGATGTTTATCCTGATGGCGAAATTGATCCTGATCCAAATCCTAATAAAGTTGAAATGGGCGGATATGAAAGACTAGTTAGAACCGAAATATTTAGAGGGAAGTTCAGAAGTAGTTACGAAAATCCAGAACCATTTAAACCAAATAAAGTTACTGAAGTTAAGATAAATTTGAATGATGCTTTTCATACATTTAAAGTCGCACATAAAATTATGATTCAGGTTTCTTCATCATATTTTCCATTCTTTGATGTAAACCCGAATACCTTTTGTGATATTTACCATGCGGATGCGGACAAATTTGTAAAAGCAAATATTAAAATTTATCATTCAAAAGATTATCCTTCTTCAGTTAAGTTTTTAATTTTGAAATAA
- a CDS encoding sulfite exporter TauE/SafE family protein: MPDLVGILILFAVGAVAAFINVNAGGGSSLTLPALIFLGLDPTVANGTNRVAILFQNISAVQSFKQERFYEFKNSLILSALTLPGAIAGAIIAVKIGNELFEKILGVVMILIIITMLLPKKKTDKTNIDFKIDWKIVLSMLIVGFYGAFIQVGVGFLLMASFQYLMKLDLIRVNMHKVFVVFVFTIPALLVFIITDNINWYYGLTLAAGNVFGGWWGAKLSVKKGEKLIKFVLIIAILIMALKLLNIF; this comes from the coding sequence TTGCCGGATTTAGTTGGAATACTAATTTTATTTGCAGTAGGTGCGGTTGCTGCATTTATTAACGTAAATGCAGGTGGTGGTTCTTCACTTACTTTGCCAGCTTTAATTTTTTTAGGTTTAGACCCCACCGTTGCAAATGGAACAAATCGAGTTGCAATTCTTTTTCAGAATATATCAGCAGTTCAATCTTTCAAGCAGGAAAGATTTTATGAATTTAAGAATAGTTTAATCCTTTCTGCTCTAACTTTGCCAGGTGCTATTGCGGGAGCAATTATAGCCGTGAAAATTGGGAATGAGCTATTTGAAAAAATTCTTGGTGTGGTAATGATATTGATTATCATCACAATGCTGCTACCCAAAAAGAAAACAGATAAAACAAATATAGATTTTAAAATAGATTGGAAAATTGTTCTTTCAATGTTAATAGTTGGATTTTATGGAGCATTTATTCAGGTTGGCGTTGGTTTTTTGTTGATGGCTTCTTTTCAATACTTGATGAAACTTGATTTAATTCGTGTTAACATGCACAAGGTTTTTGTTGTTTTTGTTTTTACAATTCCTGCGCTACTAGTTTTTATAATTACAGACAATATTAATTGGTACTATGGTTTAACATTAGCCGCAGGAAATGTATTTGGCGGATGGTGGGGCGCAAAACTTTCAGTCAAGAAAGGTGAAAAACTTATTAAGTTTGTTTTGATTATTGCAATTTTAATTATGGCACTAAAACTCTTAAATATTTTTTAA
- a CDS encoding aldo/keto reductase, translated as MTTDINYKMKMNNGVEIPQFGLGVYLTKSGTECVGAVSWALESGYRHIDTARIYGNEKEVGEAVRNSDIKREELFITTKLWNDDHGYDTALKAFDKSLKTLNTGYIDLYLIHWPVKGKRKDSWKALEKIYESGYCKSIGVSNYMINHLEELFSYANTIPVINQVEFSPYNYQKDLLDVCNKNKIILEAYSPLTRMKKLDDPKVLPIAKKHSKTVAQVLIRWAIEHELVVIPKSARKERIIENANVFDFELDAADMKILDNLDEGFRVSWDPTTTD; from the coding sequence ATGACAACAGATATCAATTACAAAATGAAAATGAATAACGGAGTTGAGATTCCGCAATTTGGATTAGGTGTTTATCTCACAAAATCAGGAACCGAATGTGTTGGTGCAGTATCTTGGGCTTTAGAATCAGGTTACAGACACATTGATACTGCAAGAATTTATGGTAATGAAAAGGAAGTCGGCGAAGCTGTAAGAAATTCAGATATAAAAAGAGAAGAATTATTTATTACAACAAAATTATGGAATGATGATCACGGATATGATACTGCATTGAAAGCTTTTGATAAAAGTTTGAAAACATTAAACACCGGTTACATTGATTTGTATTTAATTCACTGGCCTGTTAAAGGAAAAAGGAAAGATAGCTGGAAAGCATTGGAAAAAATTTACGAATCAGGGTATTGCAAATCTATTGGTGTTAGTAATTATATGATCAATCATCTTGAAGAATTGTTTTCTTATGCAAACACCATCCCGGTTATTAACCAGGTTGAATTCAGTCCATACAATTATCAAAAAGATTTGCTTGATGTTTGCAATAAAAATAAAATTATTCTTGAAGCTTATTCTCCTCTTACAAGAATGAAAAAATTGGATGACCCAAAAGTTTTACCAATTGCTAAAAAGCATAGCAAAACTGTTGCCCAGGTTTTAATTAGATGGGCAATTGAGCACGAATTGGTTGTAATACCAAAATCCGCACGTAAAGAGCGCATAATTGAAAATGCAAATGTGTTTGATTTTGAATTAGATGCAGCTGATATGAAAATATTAGATAACTTAGATGAGGGCTTCAGAGTTTCGTGGGATCCGACAACAACGGATTGA